In Caulobacter sp. X, the sequence GTGGTCAAGTCGGTGCGGGTCATGGACCGCGCCGGCGTCGTGCGCGAGCTGGCGGTCGAGGACCTGCATTACACCTATCGCCACAGCGCCTTGCAGGACGGCGACACGGTGATCGTGCTGGACGCGGTGTTCGAGGGGACGGCGGACGAGCCCGAGGCGATCAAGGCCCGCATGGCCGAAATCACCGCCCGGCGCGAGACCACCCAGCCGATCCGCGAAAAGACCGGCGGCTCGACCTTCAAGAACCCGCCGGGCCACTCATCGTGGAAGCTGGTCGACGAGGCCGGCTGGCGGGGGAAACTGTTCGGCGGGGCGATGTTCTCACCCTTGCACAGCAACTTCCTGATCAACACCGGCGAGGCCACGGCGGCCGACCTGGAAGGCCTGGGCGAGGCGGTGCGCGCCGACGTCAAGGCCAAGACCGGCGTCCAGCTGGACTGGGAGATCAAGCGGATCGGG encodes:
- the murB gene encoding UDP-N-acetylmuramate dehydrogenase yields the protein MSWKANLPTVRGKLLIDEPLAPFTWFRVGGPADVVFLPADEQDLSDFLKALDPSVPVMAIGVGSNLLVRDAGVDGVIIRLGKGFNAVEPLGGNRIRAGSAVPDAILARKAAEAGIAGLEFYVGVPGTIGGAVIMNAGCYGSETVNVVKSVRVMDRAGVVRELAVEDLHYTYRHSALQDGDTVIVLDAVFEGTADEPEAIKARMAEITARRETTQPIREKTGGSTFKNPPGHSSWKLVDEAGWRGKLFGGAMFSPLHSNFLINTGEATAADLEGLGEAVRADVKAKTGVQLDWEIKRIGRAG